The following proteins are encoded in a genomic region of Dialister hominis:
- a CDS encoding bifunctional 4-hydroxy-3-methylbut-2-enyl diphosphate reductase/30S ribosomal protein S1, whose product MEIYRADVMGFCYGVKRAMKIAEKAAKDGVKAVTYGPIIHNPQVVGRLAEAGVPAVNELDEVKDEIVIIRSHGVGPSCYNTLKCKNLALMDATCPYVKRNQEITRQLVADGKQVVLIGEKKHPEMKSVAEWAVGHSYMVETMEDVDALPPMQEAHIVIQTTFSVALADRLITAIKQKVPVVHVNKSICDATMQRQQAARELARKVDVMIVIGGCNSANTGRLAEVCRSEGAVTHHIETAEELKPEWFRSQDKIGITAGASTPDWIIEEVVGIMENMKEMLDQEEMNLDVHKGSVVEGKVIEVLDDKAYISFGYKTEAVLQAHEYSYPAPASLKDVLKVGDTLRVQVVSGVKEDSTIYVSKIKVDRLADWDVVEEAFQKGEPVECEGIEAIKVGLLVQIKSLRGFIPLSQGDLRFVHSLQGLVGQKFPAKILEVDRTKNRLVLSRKAVLEDQKNTEMDEIEEAYQNGTVLQGTVKKIMPYGAFIGINGVEGLLHISDISWKKIGKVEDVLKPDQVIDVKIKSFDREKQRISFTHKDCLPNPWETAVHDHQIDDVVDAKVVKILEFGVIVELEDGLTGLLHINEMTDDHNKKPGDICQVGDDLKVRIINIDEGRRRISFSLVEAPVHDAPEET is encoded by the coding sequence ATGGAAATTTATAGAGCTGATGTCATGGGATTCTGCTACGGCGTCAAAAGGGCAATGAAAATTGCTGAAAAAGCCGCAAAAGACGGAGTAAAAGCCGTAACGTACGGCCCTATTATCCATAATCCGCAGGTAGTCGGAAGACTAGCCGAAGCAGGCGTTCCTGCGGTTAATGAACTGGATGAAGTCAAAGATGAGATTGTTATAATTCGCTCGCACGGAGTGGGCCCTTCGTGTTATAATACACTTAAGTGCAAAAATCTAGCCCTAATGGACGCAACCTGTCCATACGTCAAACGCAATCAGGAAATCACAAGGCAGCTTGTTGCGGACGGAAAGCAGGTTGTACTCATCGGTGAAAAGAAGCACCCGGAAATGAAAAGCGTGGCTGAATGGGCGGTGGGACATTCTTACATGGTGGAAACGATGGAGGATGTAGACGCACTCCCGCCAATGCAGGAAGCCCACATAGTCATACAGACTACGTTTTCGGTTGCTCTTGCTGACAGGCTGATCACTGCCATCAAACAGAAGGTACCCGTGGTACACGTCAACAAATCCATTTGTGACGCAACGATGCAGAGACAGCAGGCAGCGCGTGAGCTGGCGCGGAAAGTAGATGTGATGATCGTCATAGGCGGGTGCAACAGCGCAAATACCGGACGATTGGCAGAAGTCTGCCGCAGTGAAGGCGCCGTAACGCATCACATTGAAACGGCTGAAGAGCTAAAACCAGAATGGTTCCGCAGTCAGGACAAGATTGGCATCACCGCCGGTGCATCCACACCGGACTGGATCATAGAGGAGGTAGTTGGTATTATGGAAAACATGAAGGAAATGCTGGATCAGGAGGAAATGAACCTGGATGTACACAAAGGCAGCGTAGTTGAGGGTAAGGTTATCGAAGTTCTCGATGACAAAGCTTACATCTCCTTTGGCTACAAGACCGAAGCTGTGCTTCAGGCTCATGAATATTCCTACCCGGCACCGGCATCCCTCAAGGATGTGCTGAAAGTCGGAGATACACTCCGTGTTCAGGTAGTAAGCGGAGTTAAGGAAGACAGCACGATTTATGTGTCTAAGATTAAAGTAGACCGTCTGGCTGACTGGGATGTCGTTGAAGAAGCATTCCAGAAGGGCGAACCTGTTGAATGCGAAGGCATTGAAGCAATTAAAGTCGGACTGCTCGTTCAGATTAAGTCTCTGCGCGGTTTCATTCCGCTGTCCCAGGGGGATCTGCGTTTCGTACATTCCCTGCAGGGTCTTGTTGGACAGAAGTTCCCGGCTAAGATTCTCGAAGTAGACCGCACAAAGAACAGACTGGTTCTTTCCCGCAAAGCTGTACTGGAAGACCAGAAAAATACAGAAATGGACGAAATCGAAGAAGCTTACCAGAACGGCACCGTTCTGCAGGGCACCGTTAAGAAGATCATGCCATACGGCGCATTCATCGGAATCAACGGCGTGGAAGGACTGCTCCACATCTCCGATATTTCCTGGAAGAAGATTGGCAAAGTAGAAGACGTTCTCAAACCAGATCAGGTCATTGATGTCAAGATCAAATCCTTCGATCGTGAAAAACAGAGAATCTCCTTCACACACAAAGACTGCCTCCCGAACCCATGGGAAACCGCTGTACATGATCATCAGATCGATGATGTAGTAGACGCTAAAGTCGTTAAGATCCTTGAATTCGGCGTAATCGTTGAACTCGAAGACGGACTGACCGGCCTGCTCCACATCAACGAAATGACCGATGACCACAACAAGAAACCGGGCGATATCTGCCAGGTAGGCGACGATCTGAAAGTCCGCATCATCAACATTGATGAAGGACGCAGAAGAATCTCCTTCAGCCTCGTAGAAGCTCCCGTTCATGACGCTCCGGAAGAAACTTAA
- the der gene encoding ribosome biogenesis GTPase Der, which translates to MSKPLVAIVGRPNVGKSTLINGLAQRRVSIVEDIPGVTRDRIYCDVKWLDREFTLIDTGGIEFKDERDQISSGIRQQAELAIDEADVILFVVDARTGMTADDETIAGLLRRTGKPVVLCVNKVDSENQEMDVYEFYSLGLGDPVGISAVNRLGFGELLDRITEGFPARTEESSEDIIRTAIVGRPNVGKSTLINSLLGYQRSLVADEMGTTRDAVDSVWKFKGKTFVLVDTAGMRKKSKIDEPVEKYSVIRSIRAIDNCDVAIFILDAEDMLTEQDKKIIGYIHEAGKGLILFVNKWDTIEKGNTTNVEFEKEIRKGLPFASYAPVLFGSALTKQRIHRLGDMIYAVAEQASLRVPTAVLNDLLEDAKMVNPPPAHSGRVAKIYYMTQVGIRPPTFVMFVNDANLIHFSYVRFMENRLREAFSFEGTPIRIVIRSKKDGGDD; encoded by the coding sequence ATGAGTAAACCTCTCGTAGCCATTGTAGGCAGACCGAATGTAGGAAAATCGACACTCATTAATGGTCTGGCGCAGCGGCGCGTTTCCATTGTAGAGGACATCCCCGGCGTAACAAGAGACAGAATTTATTGCGATGTAAAGTGGCTCGACAGAGAGTTCACATTGATCGATACGGGCGGAATTGAATTCAAGGACGAAAGGGACCAGATCTCCAGCGGCATCCGCCAGCAGGCAGAACTGGCCATAGATGAAGCCGACGTTATTCTTTTCGTTGTGGATGCAAGGACAGGAATGACAGCAGACGATGAAACAATCGCAGGACTTCTCAGAAGGACAGGCAAACCGGTTGTTCTCTGCGTCAACAAAGTAGACAGTGAAAACCAGGAAATGGATGTCTATGAATTTTATTCGCTCGGACTCGGGGATCCGGTCGGAATTTCTGCCGTCAACCGTCTGGGCTTCGGCGAACTTCTCGACCGCATCACGGAAGGCTTCCCGGCAAGAACGGAAGAGTCTTCCGAAGACATTATCCGTACTGCCATCGTAGGCCGTCCGAATGTCGGGAAATCCACGCTGATCAATTCGCTTCTCGGATACCAGAGATCCCTTGTAGCTGACGAAATGGGAACGACGCGCGACGCAGTCGATTCCGTATGGAAGTTCAAGGGCAAGACATTCGTGCTGGTCGATACAGCCGGCATGAGAAAGAAGAGCAAGATTGATGAGCCTGTTGAAAAATACAGCGTCATCCGCTCAATCCGCGCTATCGACAACTGCGACGTAGCCATCTTCATTCTGGATGCCGAGGATATGCTGACAGAGCAGGATAAGAAGATCATAGGCTACATCCATGAAGCAGGGAAGGGCCTGATCCTTTTCGTCAATAAATGGGATACCATTGAAAAAGGAAATACAACAAACGTTGAGTTTGAAAAGGAAATCAGAAAAGGACTTCCTTTTGCATCCTATGCGCCGGTTCTTTTCGGATCGGCTCTTACCAAGCAGAGAATCCATCGTCTTGGCGACATGATCTATGCAGTGGCAGAACAGGCAAGCCTTCGTGTTCCGACCGCTGTTCTCAATGACCTTCTCGAAGATGCCAAGATGGTCAATCCGCCGCCGGCACATTCCGGCCGCGTAGCAAAGATTTACTACATGACGCAGGTAGGGATTCGTCCGCCAACGTTTGTCATGTTTGTGAATGACGCCAACCTGATCCACTTCTCCTATGTCCGTTTCATGGAAAACAGGCTGAGAGAAGCGTTCAGCTTTGAAGGGACGCCTATCCGCATTGTTATCAGAAGCAAGAAGGATGGTGGAGACGACTGA
- the cmk gene encoding (d)CMP kinase — protein sequence MRKLSIAIDGPAGAGKSSVSKILAARLGYAYLDTGAMYRAVTYEVLSKGIFDEMEIVLMTNKIDMEVKPDKDAMLVFVDGEDVTPFLRTADVSAHVSWVSAMAGVRRAMVKIQRKQAEKGGIVLDGRDIGTTVLPNADVKIFLTASAHTRAIRRCMELAAAGQDVTPEGIEEDIKKRDYQDSHRAVSPLRQADDAVLLDNGDLTLEETADAIISICREKFPGFDA from the coding sequence ATGCGTAAATTATCTATTGCGATCGACGGACCTGCAGGTGCAGGCAAGAGTTCTGTCTCCAAAATTCTGGCAGCAAGGCTCGGGTATGCCTATCTTGATACCGGCGCCATGTACAGGGCTGTCACATACGAAGTCCTCAGCAAAGGGATTTTTGATGAAATGGAAATCGTCCTCATGACCAATAAGATTGATATGGAAGTGAAACCTGACAAGGATGCCATGCTTGTCTTTGTCGATGGGGAAGATGTAACGCCTTTCTTAAGGACAGCTGACGTTTCTGCCCATGTTTCCTGGGTGTCTGCCATGGCAGGCGTCAGAAGAGCCATGGTCAAGATCCAGAGAAAGCAGGCAGAAAAGGGCGGAATTGTCCTTGATGGAAGAGATATAGGAACGACAGTCCTTCCCAATGCCGATGTGAAGATTTTCCTGACGGCTTCTGCTCATACAAGAGCCATCCGCCGCTGCATGGAGCTTGCTGCTGCCGGACAGGATGTAACACCGGAAGGCATTGAGGAAGATATCAAAAAGAGAGATTATCAGGACAGCCACAGAGCTGTTTCTCCTCTCCGCCAGGCCGACGATGCCGTTCTTCTTGATAACGGGGATCTGACACTCGAAGAGACCGCAGATGCCATCATCAGCATCTGCAGGGAAAAATTTCCCGGATTTGATGCGTAA
- a CDS encoding ATPase: protein MDTRKLLEELENVINSANEVPFTNKKMVDKDEIERLIDAINQSLPNELESARRIVADKERIMLDAEKKAEDTVAQAKDYIARITEESELVKQAQERANEVISSANKSAEELRTSSVTYATDVLKYVETNMENVLDSLKKNRQSLIDSNSAAARQQQERAEDNGNKK from the coding sequence ATGGATACGAGAAAACTTCTGGAAGAACTTGAAAATGTAATTAACAGTGCAAATGAAGTGCCGTTCACCAATAAGAAAATGGTGGACAAGGACGAAATTGAAAGACTGATTGATGCCATCAACCAGTCCCTGCCAAACGAGCTTGAAAGTGCCCGCCGCATTGTGGCTGATAAGGAAAGAATCATGCTCGATGCTGAAAAGAAGGCAGAAGACACCGTTGCCCAGGCAAAGGACTATATCGCCCGCATTACAGAAGAAAGCGAACTGGTCAAGCAGGCACAGGAAAGAGCCAATGAAGTGATTTCCTCTGCCAATAAGTCTGCAGAAGAACTGCGCACCAGCTCTGTTACTTATGCAACCGATGTGCTGAAGTACGTGGAAACTAACATGGAAAACGTACTGGACAGCCTGAAGAAGAACCGTCAGAGCCTGATTGATTCCAACTCTGCAGCTGCACGCCAGCAGCAGGAACGGGCTGAAGACAACGGAAATAAAAAGTAA
- a CDS encoding ComEA family DNA-binding protein, translating to MEQDHEESRRMTILCLCIGLILLGTALFVFDPFSLREEEKPVVVTAEAGNNEKDDKLLVYVVGAVKEPGVYELPKGSHYYDAVKAAGDVLPYAEVEAVNMAAPIENSMKIYIPLNPDRSDPAARGLININTAGAKELEALPGVGAVTAEKIVKYRQENGYFTEKQDLKKVPSISDGRYAKLADKITL from the coding sequence ATGGAACAGGATCATGAAGAAAGCAGAAGGATGACTATACTCTGCCTATGCATAGGGCTTATTCTTTTAGGGACGGCGCTTTTTGTATTCGATCCTTTTTCATTGCGTGAAGAGGAGAAGCCGGTCGTCGTGACTGCCGAGGCAGGGAACAATGAAAAGGATGACAAGCTTCTCGTGTATGTCGTAGGCGCTGTAAAGGAACCAGGCGTCTATGAACTCCCGAAGGGAAGCCATTACTATGATGCCGTCAAGGCAGCAGGCGATGTCCTTCCCTATGCAGAAGTGGAAGCTGTCAATATGGCAGCGCCCATAGAAAACAGCATGAAGATTTACATCCCGCTCAACCCTGACCGCAGCGATCCCGCAGCAAGAGGTCTCATCAATATCAATACGGCCGGAGCGAAGGAACTGGAAGCACTCCCCGGAGTCGGCGCAGTGACGGCTGAAAAGATTGTGAAGTACAGGCAGGAAAACGGGTACTTCACCGAGAAGCAGGATCTGAAGAAGGTTCCATCCATCAGCGATGGAAGATATGCGAAACTGGCGGATAAAATTACTCTATGA
- a CDS encoding NAD(P)H-dependent glycerol-3-phosphate dehydrogenase, with protein sequence MKIAMIGAGGWGTAMMISLAGRHKDLVLYCRKPETAEKLNRERENKEYLPGVHLPEVIRITSDLKEAVEGAGCVVICTPSKAVADTAGKIAKWLEKDAVVVSASKGLADDEGHRLSEVIAQKVAGITDRIVALSGPNHAEEVGAGLPCATVAASEVPEAVQIVQDLFMSPVFRVYRSDDIRGVEYGGALKNIMALACGVLDGIKLGDNSRAALMTRGLVEMTRFGVRFGAKMNTFFGLSGMGDLVVTCTSSHSRNHTAGVMMGEGKTAKEIVEGTNMVVEGMRTALLVHEIAKREHIDMPITEEVCCLINGEHTARKALEVLMARAKKAESETYPTESL encoded by the coding sequence GTGAAAATAGCCATGATAGGTGCTGGCGGCTGGGGTACAGCTATGATGATTTCCCTTGCCGGCCGTCATAAAGACCTTGTCTTGTACTGCAGGAAGCCGGAAACGGCAGAAAAGCTCAATCGCGAGAGGGAAAATAAGGAATACCTGCCCGGAGTTCATCTTCCGGAGGTTATCCGTATTACCAGTGATCTGAAGGAAGCAGTGGAAGGCGCGGGCTGCGTCGTCATCTGCACGCCGTCAAAGGCTGTGGCTGATACGGCAGGCAAAATTGCCAAATGGCTTGAAAAAGATGCAGTCGTCGTTTCTGCATCCAAGGGCCTTGCCGATGATGAAGGCCACCGCCTTTCCGAGGTCATTGCCCAAAAGGTGGCAGGGATTACGGACAGGATTGTTGCTTTGTCCGGACCGAACCACGCCGAAGAAGTCGGCGCCGGCCTTCCATGCGCAACCGTTGCTGCCTCTGAAGTGCCTGAGGCAGTCCAGATCGTCCAGGATCTTTTCATGAGCCCTGTATTCAGGGTGTACAGAAGTGATGATATCCGCGGCGTCGAATACGGCGGAGCTTTGAAGAATATCATGGCTCTTGCCTGCGGCGTGCTTGACGGAATCAAACTGGGCGACAACAGCCGCGCTGCCCTGATGACACGCGGACTTGTTGAAATGACAAGATTCGGTGTCAGATTCGGTGCCAAGATGAATACATTCTTCGGCCTTTCCGGCATGGGAGACCTTGTCGTTACCTGCACGAGCTCGCACAGCCGCAACCATACGGCCGGCGTCATGATGGGCGAGGGAAAGACAGCGAAGGAAATCGTTGAAGGAACGAATATGGTCGTTGAAGGAATGCGTACAGCGCTCCTTGTCCATGAAATTGCCAAAAGAGAACATATTGACATGCCGATCACAGAAGAAGTATGCTGCCTGATCAATGGGGAGCATACAGCAAGAAAGGCATTGGAAGTACTGATGGCAAGAGCCAAGAAAGCAGAGTCTGAAACGTATCCGACGGAATCTCTTTAA
- the rsmD gene encoding 16S rRNA (guanine(966)-N(2))-methyltransferase RsmD, translating into MRIVGGKAKGTILLSPAGKNTTRPTLGRVRESIFNVLANVGLEEAKVLDIFAGTGAMGLEALSRGAAEAVFIDRTTSDIIRKNAERCHMSGQVKVIVRDVTPALKLLGGKSFDYIFMDPPYRKGYINEILKEILSCGICSDDAIIVAEHSVSEAPDLSLFEDRLDLWKEKKSGAIVVTYLRCRTTEGV; encoded by the coding sequence ATGAGAATTGTAGGCGGCAAAGCAAAAGGTACGATTTTACTGTCCCCGGCAGGTAAGAATACAACAAGGCCCACTCTTGGAAGAGTGAGGGAGAGCATTTTCAATGTTCTTGCTAATGTGGGACTGGAAGAAGCGAAGGTTCTGGATATTTTCGCCGGAACCGGAGCCATGGGGCTTGAAGCCTTGAGCCGCGGAGCGGCAGAAGCTGTCTTCATAGACAGGACAACAAGTGATATTATCAGGAAGAATGCAGAGCGCTGCCATATGAGCGGGCAGGTGAAGGTCATCGTAAGAGACGTCACGCCGGCCTTGAAGCTCTTAGGTGGCAAAAGCTTTGATTATATCTTCATGGATCCGCCATACCGCAAGGGGTATATCAATGAGATCCTGAAGGAGATACTATCTTGCGGGATCTGCAGTGATGATGCTATTATTGTTGCGGAACACTCCGTGTCCGAAGCACCGGACCTTTCCCTTTTCGAAGACAGGCTCGACCTCTGGAAAGAGAAGAAATCCGGCGCCATTGTTGTTACTTATCTGCGTTGCAGAACTACAGAGGGAGTTTAA
- a CDS encoding pseudouridine synthase: MKERLQKILARAGICSRRKAEELIVSGKVRVNGKVVKELGSEADPFSDRIEALGETVKPEKKRWFLFYKPDGVITSVADPEGRRTVMDYFRNIRERIFPVGRLDYHSEGLLIMTNDGELDNILTHPKHEVKKVYEVTVRGRYSPKLAEKMSKGVRIDTGVTAPCEIEVIGYDKEKNKTQVRMTLHEGKNREIRKMMAAYHYPVFELKRVKYAFLTLDGLSRGSYRRLTNEEVQKLYELGK, translated from the coding sequence TTGAAAGAACGCTTACAGAAAATTTTAGCACGCGCCGGTATTTGCTCCCGCCGCAAGGCAGAAGAGCTGATCGTTTCCGGCAAGGTGCGCGTCAACGGCAAAGTTGTCAAAGAACTCGGGTCGGAAGCCGATCCGTTCTCTGACAGGATCGAGGCGCTTGGCGAGACTGTAAAGCCGGAGAAGAAGCGCTGGTTCCTCTTTTACAAGCCGGACGGCGTCATTACTTCGGTGGCTGATCCGGAAGGAAGAAGGACGGTCATGGATTACTTCAGGAACATCAGGGAAAGAATATTCCCTGTAGGCCGTCTCGATTATCATTCGGAAGGTCTCCTTATCATGACCAATGACGGAGAACTCGACAATATCCTGACGCATCCGAAGCATGAAGTGAAGAAGGTGTACGAAGTCACCGTCAGGGGCAGGTATTCCCCGAAACTGGCGGAAAAAATGTCCAAAGGCGTCCGCATCGATACCGGTGTGACAGCGCCCTGCGAAATCGAAGTCATCGGTTATGACAAGGAAAAGAACAAAACGCAGGTCCGCATGACGCTTCATGAAGGAAAGAACCGCGAAATCAGAAAGATGATGGCAGCTTACCATTATCCGGTATTTGAACTGAAACGTGTCAAGTATGCATTCCTGACGCTGGACGGGCTTTCCAGAGGAAGCTACCGCCGTCTGACGAATGAGGAGGTGCAGAAGTTATATGAGCTCGGGAAATAA
- the plsY gene encoding glycerol-3-phosphate 1-O-acyltransferase PlsY codes for MESFRWIVLSYFIGAIPSGYIIGKVFYHVDLKKTGSGNIGATNAYRELGVVAGFSVFICDFLKGFIAVHLGMPDPLIVLACAIAAIVGNDWSIFLHFKSGKGVACGVGAFAYISAPAVLCAFAVWLLVFKAKHIVSLSSIIAAPVVALVLLIEGASAEYVIFAALAAVIVIGKHKDNIKRLLKGEEKPIIREKR; via the coding sequence ATGGAATCATTCCGATGGATTGTGCTCTCCTATTTTATCGGCGCAATCCCAAGCGGGTATATCATTGGCAAAGTATTTTACCATGTCGATCTTAAGAAGACGGGAAGCGGCAATATCGGTGCAACGAATGCATATCGCGAGCTTGGCGTTGTTGCCGGCTTTTCCGTATTTATCTGTGACTTTTTGAAAGGATTCATCGCCGTTCATCTGGGGATGCCTGATCCGCTCATCGTTCTGGCATGCGCTATCGCAGCCATCGTAGGGAATGACTGGTCCATTTTCCTGCACTTCAAGAGCGGGAAGGGCGTTGCCTGCGGCGTTGGCGCCTTTGCTTATATTTCAGCTCCGGCTGTCCTTTGTGCCTTTGCCGTGTGGCTTCTTGTCTTCAAGGCAAAGCACATCGTGTCTTTAAGTTCCATCATAGCTGCCCCTGTCGTAGCTCTTGTCCTTCTCATTGAAGGCGCTTCTGCCGAATATGTCATATTCGCAGCTCTGGCAGCCGTGATTGTTATCGGGAAGCACAAAGATAACATCAAAAGGCTCCTGAAAGGGGAAGAAAAGCCGATTATCAGAGAAAAGAGGTAA
- a CDS encoding BaiN/RdsA family NAD(P)/FAD-dependent oxidoreductase, with the protein MSSGNKTICIIGGGVAGLLAAVTAADEGASVKLFEKMSKVGLKMGITGKGRCNLTNSAPIMDFIAKTPGNGKFLYSAYEKFNNEDLLDLLHGWGLKTKVERGGRVFPASDDAQEVRHLFMDLLRKKKVELHLDESVTRILTKDGEVSGIVTDKGSYGAGAVILCTGGSSYPRTGSTGDGYRMARELGHKVTAIRPALIPLVCKESYGKELQGLSLKNVSFSIDAGGRRKASEFGEMLFTHFGVSGPIVLMLSDKASLWLSQGHEIKASIDLKPALTEDVLDKRVLRDLETYHLKQMAGALQDLMPHRMIDVILSLAGIERDLTVSDLKKAQRIALVKTMKAMPLTVTGTRPISEAIVTAGGVSVKEINPSTMESKVVKKLYMAGEVLDVHAFTGGYNLQAAFSTGHLAALSAVRSLENA; encoded by the coding sequence ATGAGCTCGGGAAATAAGACAATCTGCATCATAGGGGGCGGCGTAGCCGGCCTTCTGGCGGCTGTGACTGCAGCTGACGAGGGAGCTTCTGTCAAGCTCTTTGAGAAAATGTCCAAAGTGGGCCTCAAGATGGGCATCACGGGAAAAGGGCGCTGCAATCTGACAAACAGCGCGCCGATCATGGACTTCATTGCAAAGACACCCGGAAACGGCAAGTTCCTGTACAGCGCTTATGAAAAATTCAATAATGAAGACCTTCTGGACCTGCTTCACGGCTGGGGCCTCAAGACGAAAGTGGAACGCGGCGGAAGAGTATTTCCAGCAAGCGATGATGCGCAGGAAGTCCGTCATCTTTTCATGGACCTTTTAAGAAAGAAGAAGGTAGAGCTCCATCTGGATGAATCTGTCACCCGCATCCTGACAAAGGACGGGGAAGTATCCGGAATCGTGACTGACAAGGGAAGCTATGGCGCCGGTGCCGTTATCCTCTGTACGGGCGGCTCCTCTTATCCGCGCACCGGCTCGACCGGCGACGGCTACCGAATGGCAAGAGAGCTTGGCCACAAGGTCACGGCAATCCGCCCTGCGCTGATTCCTCTTGTCTGCAAGGAATCCTACGGCAAGGAACTTCAGGGACTTTCCCTGAAGAATGTATCCTTTTCCATTGATGCAGGCGGAAGAAGGAAGGCCAGCGAATTCGGCGAGATGCTTTTCACGCATTTCGGCGTAAGCGGCCCGATCGTCCTGATGCTTTCCGACAAGGCATCGCTCTGGCTGTCACAGGGCCATGAGATCAAGGCATCCATCGACCTGAAACCGGCCCTGACGGAAGACGTACTCGACAAGCGAGTCCTTCGCGATCTGGAAACGTACCATCTGAAACAGATGGCAGGCGCTCTCCAGGATCTGATGCCGCACAGGATGATCGACGTCATCCTTTCCCTTGCCGGCATCGAAAGAGACCTTACTGTCAGCGATCTCAAGAAGGCGCAGAGAATTGCGCTTGTCAAAACGATGAAAGCCATGCCGCTCACCGTGACGGGGACGCGTCCGATTTCGGAAGCCATCGTTACGGCAGGGGGCGTTTCCGTCAAGGAAATCAATCCGTCCACGATGGAATCCAAAGTGGTTAAAAAATTATATATGGCGGGCGAAGTGCTTGATGTCCATGCATTTACTGGCGGCTACAATCTGCAGGCTGCTTTCTCCACAGGGCATCTGGCGGCGCTTTCCGCAGTAAGGAGTCTGGAAAATGCGTAA
- the coaD gene encoding pantetheine-phosphate adenylyltransferase has protein sequence MKLAICPGSFDPVTYGHLDIIKRSAQMVDKLIVAAFLNPTKHYMFTTEERLDMLRETTKDIPNVEVDAFDGLLNEYAAKRDCHLLIRGLRAFSDFEYEFQRALMIKQIAPTLETAFFMTDGRYSFLSSTGVRELAHFNGDVSKMVPPYVQEMIHRKMNSIKK, from the coding sequence ATGAAATTAGCTATATGCCCGGGAAGTTTTGATCCGGTAACCTATGGTCATCTTGATATTATAAAAAGAAGCGCGCAGATGGTCGATAAACTGATCGTCGCCGCTTTTCTGAACCCGACAAAACATTACATGTTCACCACCGAGGAGCGTCTGGATATGCTTAGGGAAACAACCAAGGATATTCCTAACGTGGAAGTGGATGCCTTCGACGGTCTTCTTAATGAATACGCAGCAAAGAGAGACTGCCATCTTCTGATCAGAGGCCTCAGAGCGTTCAGCGATTTCGAATATGAATTCCAGCGCGCGCTGATGATCAAGCAGATTGCACCGACTCTGGAAACTGCCTTCTTTATGACGGACGGCCGCTATTCCTTCCTTTCCTCAACCGGTGTCCGCGAGCTGGCCCATTTTAACGGGGATGTGAGCAAAATGGTGCCGCCATACGTACAGGAAATGATACACAGGAAAATGAATTCTATTAAGAAATGA
- a CDS encoding lysophospholipid acyltransferase family protein, translating to MGYKIVRAILDFFFFIVFRLHVEGRENVPEKGAIIVAPNHKSYWDPPMIGVAFKTRIVHFMAKEELFKNPVFGWVIRQLGTFPVRRGVTDRAAIRQAVKVLKDGYPLGIFAEGTRIRREGLGKFHSGMASLALMTGTPILPVAIVGSMHMPKWSAHPAVLIGKPIPVKKEKATKEKIEALNELVKKEILTMAEEYKARFQKH from the coding sequence ATGGGATACAAAATTGTAAGGGCTATACTCGATTTCTTTTTCTTCATCGTATTCCGCCTCCATGTGGAAGGCAGGGAAAACGTGCCGGAAAAAGGCGCCATCATTGTAGCGCCCAATCATAAGAGCTACTGGGATCCGCCGATGATAGGCGTAGCTTTCAAGACGCGTATCGTGCACTTCATGGCCAAGGAAGAACTTTTCAAGAATCCTGTTTTCGGCTGGGTCATCCGCCAGCTCGGTACTTTTCCGGTCCGCCGCGGCGTGACGGACAGGGCTGCCATCCGCCAGGCTGTCAAAGTTTTGAAGGATGGTTATCCGCTTGGCATATTTGCAGAAGGCACCCGTATCAGAAGAGAAGGCCTTGGCAAGTTCCATTCAGGCATGGCTTCTCTGGCTCTGATGACAGGGACGCCCATTCTTCCGGTAGCCATTGTCGGATCCATGCATATGCCGAAATGGAGTGCGCATCCGGCTGTCCTCATCGGGAAACCGATCCCGGTCAAAAAGGAAAAGGCAACAAAAGAAAAAATCGAAGCCCTGAATGAACTGGTCAAAAAAGAAATTCTAACTATGGCCGAAGAATACAAGGCAAGATTCCAGAAACATTAA